The proteins below come from a single Bryobacter aggregatus MPL3 genomic window:
- a CDS encoding PDDEXK nuclease domain-containing protein produces the protein MDEQLSQPAGYRKLLEDIKARIQTAQVRAGLAVNRELVLLYWSIGREILTRQDREGWGAKVIESLARDLHFSFPEMKGLSPRNLKYMRAFAEAWPEQPIVQAPLAQITWYHNLALLEKIQTREERIWYAQQTVVHGWSRNVLVLQIESGLYGRQGRAISNFKAALPKPQSDLAQQILKDPYNFDFLTLDKDARERDIERGLLEHLRQFLLELGSGFAFVGSQVPLSIGREDYRIDLLFYHLKLRAFIVAEVKSGPFRPHYAGQLNFYLSAVDDLFRHPSDQPSIGLILCRSKEGVVVEYALRDIGKPMGIAEFRLTESLPENLKSSLPSIEELESELDQRREDDATSHEPSSGT, from the coding sequence ATGGACGAACAACTCAGCCAACCCGCCGGATACCGAAAGCTTCTCGAAGACATCAAGGCGCGCATTCAAACGGCGCAAGTTCGCGCCGGCCTGGCGGTGAACCGGGAGTTGGTCCTGCTGTATTGGTCGATTGGCCGGGAGATCCTCACCCGCCAGGATCGGGAGGGTTGGGGCGCCAAAGTGATCGAGTCGCTGGCGCGGGATCTGCACTTTTCGTTTCCCGAGATGAAAGGGCTGTCGCCTCGTAACCTCAAGTACATGAGGGCTTTCGCGGAGGCGTGGCCGGAGCAGCCAATTGTGCAAGCGCCGCTTGCACAAATCACCTGGTATCACAATCTGGCTCTGCTGGAGAAGATCCAGACCAGGGAGGAACGCATTTGGTACGCACAACAGACCGTAGTTCATGGCTGGAGCCGCAATGTCCTTGTCCTCCAAATCGAATCCGGTCTATACGGCCGGCAGGGGCGGGCGATCTCAAACTTCAAGGCCGCACTGCCCAAGCCGCAATCCGACCTTGCGCAACAGATCCTCAAAGATCCCTACAATTTCGATTTCCTCACGCTCGATAAGGACGCTCGTGAGCGCGATATCGAGCGCGGCCTGCTCGAACACCTGCGGCAATTCCTGCTGGAGCTTGGATCCGGCTTCGCTTTCGTCGGCAGCCAGGTTCCGTTGTCCATCGGCAGGGAGGACTACCGGATTGACCTGTTGTTCTACCACCTGAAGCTGAGGGCGTTCATTGTTGCCGAAGTTAAGTCTGGCCCCTTCCGCCCCCACTATGCAGGCCAGCTGAACTTCTATCTGTCCGCCGTGGATGACCTATTTCGTCACCCAAGCGACCAACCCAGTATTGGTCTGATCCTGTGCCGCTCCAAGGAGGGTGTCGTGGTGGAATACGCGCTTCGCGATATTGGGAAGCCCATGGGTATCGCGGAGTTCCGGCTTACTGAGAGCCTGCCGGAAAACTTGAAGTCGTCGCTGCCGTCGATTGAAGAGTTGGAGTCGGAACTGGATCAACGGAGGGAGGACGATGCGACATCCCACGAACCTTCGTCAGGGACTTGA
- a CDS encoding DUF6094 domain-containing protein, translating to MRLHGKLKMGYYPLPANEANLISGFIGSSTEAFQALDPCCGSGAALRSITNGGTVLNYGIELDAYRATEAREILDEVIQGCVFDTHAPVESFSLVYLNPPYDFEIGEGKNQRMERLFLEHVARWLKPGGVLVFVLPFDRVYDCRGILTTQFRDKSIYRLTAPESDAYKQVVLFGVRRSRQERERLTDRAVIDGNWKLQKLTRVYDEIPALPDEADRQYAVPPASPVKLEYRGLPLDQIEDALETSPAWRQAQRITHAPKAEFSGRPLTPLHKGHVGLLCTSGLLNGVFGEGSERHVAYWESVKVVDRIEESGEDAATTVVREKERFSQRLTLLYADGRIALLSERPASSKKGDAQDDECTFADGPADLRAADAGYGDECLDPPASPCC from the coding sequence ATGAGGCTGCATGGAAAGTTGAAAATGGGCTACTATCCCCTGCCTGCCAATGAAGCGAACCTGATTTCCGGTTTTATTGGCTCGTCGACTGAAGCGTTCCAAGCTCTCGACCCATGCTGCGGGTCAGGTGCTGCGCTTCGGTCAATCACGAACGGCGGCACGGTGCTCAACTATGGAATCGAACTCGACGCATACCGAGCCACAGAGGCGCGCGAGATCCTCGATGAGGTTATCCAGGGCTGTGTCTTCGACACGCACGCCCCTGTCGAGTCGTTCTCGTTGGTCTACCTGAACCCGCCTTACGATTTCGAGATTGGCGAAGGCAAGAACCAGCGGATGGAACGGCTCTTTCTGGAGCATGTTGCCCGATGGTTGAAGCCTGGCGGGGTGCTTGTATTCGTTCTCCCCTTCGACCGCGTGTACGACTGCCGCGGAATTCTTACGACGCAGTTCCGCGATAAATCGATCTACCGGCTGACGGCGCCAGAGTCGGACGCCTATAAACAGGTCGTGCTCTTCGGCGTTCGACGGTCTCGCCAAGAGCGGGAACGCTTGACCGACCGCGCCGTCATCGACGGTAATTGGAAGCTCCAGAAACTGACTCGGGTGTACGACGAGATACCAGCGCTTCCCGACGAAGCGGACAGACAATACGCTGTGCCGCCCGCCTCACCGGTAAAGCTTGAGTATCGCGGGTTACCCCTCGATCAAATTGAAGACGCACTGGAAACCTCACCGGCTTGGCGGCAAGCGCAACGCATCACGCACGCACCAAAGGCCGAGTTCTCAGGTCGACCACTTACCCCACTCCATAAGGGGCACGTTGGCCTGCTCTGCACCAGCGGACTGCTCAACGGTGTCTTTGGCGAAGGAAGCGAACGGCACGTTGCCTATTGGGAAAGCGTGAAGGTAGTGGACCGAATTGAGGAGTCAGGCGAGGACGCGGCCACCACAGTGGTTCGGGAGAAGGAACGGTTCTCGCAGCGACTGACTCTGCTGTACGCGGATGGACGAATCGCGCTCCTGTCGGAGCGGCCTGCTTCGAGCAAGAAGGGAGACGCCCAGGATGATGAATGCACATTTGCGGATGGGCCGGCTGACCTTCGTGCGGCAGACGCGGGATACGGTGACGAATGTCTCGATCCACCTGCATCGCCTTGTTGCTGA
- a CDS encoding phospholipase D-like domain-containing protein — protein MPAKVFFDTFPVIIEAELSKAEKSLVVAVAWITFRKYGVFLASAVSRGVDVRVYCADHSANRKQSAEIETLRKAGVHVTLYKMPRSTNFMHHKFAVIDEETVITGSFNWSNNALKSFENLLVITGEPDVTHGFLSEVAKLEALNEAAIRSLQALRRCKNADCPGHVITLLVINPHMHPMSHEHWGDVIETCSVCAEEDFTVIEAGVQVTHLYSYIDPLEYIDPDDDFGEAAARFNRFRDEYLTIEGNSSRTLHAIGLVKERHSPNGESDWYTQVIWKNKFVDEELRDEYETTFDV, from the coding sequence GTGCCTGCTAAAGTCTTCTTCGACACATTTCCGGTAATCATTGAAGCTGAGCTGAGTAAAGCCGAAAAATCATTGGTGGTCGCAGTCGCATGGATTACGTTCCGAAAATATGGTGTGTTCCTCGCTTCAGCAGTGTCACGCGGGGTTGATGTCCGGGTCTATTGCGCCGACCATTCTGCGAACCGCAAGCAAAGTGCAGAAATTGAAACGCTCCGCAAGGCTGGAGTACATGTCACTCTGTATAAGATGCCGCGCTCTACGAACTTCATGCATCACAAGTTCGCTGTGATTGACGAGGAAACTGTCATCACGGGCTCTTTTAATTGGTCTAACAATGCACTTAAGAGCTTTGAGAATCTTTTAGTGATAACAGGCGAGCCTGACGTCACCCACGGATTTCTGAGTGAGGTCGCAAAGCTGGAAGCCTTAAACGAGGCTGCTATTCGAAGCTTGCAAGCATTGAGGCGGTGCAAGAACGCAGATTGTCCCGGCCATGTGATCACCCTGCTCGTAATCAATCCGCATATGCATCCAATGTCTCACGAGCACTGGGGCGATGTGATCGAAACATGCTCAGTTTGTGCTGAGGAGGATTTCACGGTCATCGAAGCAGGCGTTCAGGTCACCCATTTGTATTCATATATCGACCCGCTTGAGTATATCGATCCAGATGACGACTTTGGAGAAGCAGCCGCTCGATTCAACCGCTTCCGAGACGAATACTTGACGATCGAAGGGAATAGCAGCCGCACACTTCACGCGATCGGACTCGTTAAAGAAAGACACTCGCCAAATGGAGAGAGTGATTGGTACACACAAGTCATCTGGAAGAATAAATTTGTCGATGAAGAGCTGCGTGATGAATATGAAACCACTTTCGATGTTTAG
- a CDS encoding TOTE conflict system archaeo-eukaryotic primase domain-containing protein yields MPDLLKPSQELASPELATEYARWFVNRRAYTRQSETAHPASGRHYYYRPKNSGAEVHLTLRDIERHLEGHITLGLYAINPRTQRVKWMAIDADYRRALEDLLRLQYELGQSGIQAALEQSRRGGHLWIFFESPVPASLARIFVRHIAGKLSVELKGSGKTDGLELFPRQDCVEAGQFGSAIRGPLGVHRAAGKRYWFYGAAYNLPAQMEYLRSLRRVTERQLAELIADIPAVGEDAPSPVSYAPTRQSGFQILDYVEARRKVGRNWVTQCPACAAAGHDRSQDNLAISIAEPWKYLCWAGCTKEQIRAALGVPLPKYSGDQR; encoded by the coding sequence ATGCCGGATCTGCTCAAACCTTCGCAGGAATTGGCATCGCCGGAATTGGCAACAGAGTATGCGCGGTGGTTCGTGAATCGCCGCGCATACACTCGCCAATCAGAGACGGCCCATCCCGCCAGCGGCCGACATTATTATTACCGACCCAAGAACAGTGGCGCGGAAGTGCATCTCACCTTGCGCGACATCGAGCGCCATCTCGAAGGCCACATCACACTGGGCCTCTACGCGATCAACCCGAGAACGCAGCGAGTGAAATGGATGGCCATCGACGCAGACTACCGTCGCGCACTCGAAGACCTGCTCCGCCTTCAATACGAACTGGGCCAGTCAGGGATTCAAGCGGCACTGGAGCAAAGTCGGCGTGGCGGTCATCTCTGGATCTTCTTCGAATCCCCAGTGCCTGCGAGCCTAGCGCGCATCTTCGTGCGCCACATTGCTGGCAAGTTGTCGGTCGAGCTAAAAGGCTCCGGCAAGACCGACGGCCTCGAACTCTTCCCTCGGCAGGATTGTGTCGAAGCCGGCCAGTTCGGCAGCGCCATCCGCGGACCGCTCGGTGTGCATCGCGCCGCCGGCAAGCGGTACTGGTTTTACGGCGCTGCCTACAATCTTCCGGCGCAGATGGAATACTTGCGCTCGTTGCGAAGAGTGACAGAGCGGCAGTTGGCCGAACTAATCGCAGACATTCCGGCTGTTGGAGAGGACGCCCCGTCCCCCGTATCGTACGCGCCAACAAGACAGTCCGGTTTCCAGATTCTCGACTACGTTGAAGCCCGCCGCAAAGTTGGCCGAAATTGGGTGACCCAGTGTCCCGCTTGCGCCGCGGCTGGGCATGACCGTTCCCAGGACAATCTTGCCATTTCCATTGCCGAGCCCTGGAAGTACTTGTGCTGGGCTGGCTGCACTAAGGAGCAGATCCGAGCTGCCTTGGGCGTTCCACTTCCCAAGTATTCAGGAGACCAGCGATGA
- a CDS encoding Rad52/Rad22 family DNA repair protein, whose amino-acid sequence MGHLNGAVKEQPSVAPSAISVPLGERSDVAKSEEFDVAKRWSEIKEQLNEPFHPDEIKWRVTATSTIQTKHGPQKRGQLIAYADQRAYTDRLNTVFGEWGWTRNYDVQVAQNFERRASNDKSQTAVAAKVVVVSRVTIHGLGTHTGVGEEWADDENAATRAEAQAFKRACACFGLGRYLYDLEKVWVDLDQSNRPGYVPTLPDWALPRSHQPKRQSPPPAASTRPVSNGAPRNSLVRDEVMAAVTALADKVGFSLAQSTLQTYGGTTDLKRLGNAKVAIVLDKLTDLSRGVERLLAARKVLGEEQYGALCHELNLPSDAIDDIPDRDTLRSLLEKVETRAKSGMPEPAANQTAGKIADARGRLLQAARKCADRTRKRLAVVIEEATVGTLTLESLKDLTDANLPIVEAAIARLR is encoded by the coding sequence ATGGGACATCTGAATGGTGCAGTGAAAGAGCAGCCGAGCGTGGCACCCTCGGCGATCAGCGTTCCGCTTGGCGAACGCAGTGATGTGGCGAAGAGCGAAGAGTTTGACGTCGCAAAACGATGGAGTGAAATCAAGGAACAGCTCAACGAGCCGTTTCACCCTGACGAGATCAAATGGCGCGTGACAGCGACATCCACGATTCAAACGAAGCATGGACCGCAGAAGCGCGGCCAGTTGATCGCATACGCCGACCAGCGCGCGTACACCGACCGGCTGAACACAGTGTTCGGGGAATGGGGATGGACGCGCAATTACGACGTGCAGGTAGCGCAGAACTTCGAGCGGCGTGCGTCGAACGACAAGTCGCAAACAGCGGTGGCCGCGAAGGTCGTAGTGGTTTCGCGTGTAACCATCCATGGACTCGGCACACACACGGGCGTTGGCGAGGAGTGGGCCGATGATGAGAACGCGGCAACCCGTGCCGAGGCGCAGGCCTTCAAGCGTGCCTGTGCCTGCTTCGGACTCGGTCGCTACTTGTACGATCTCGAAAAGGTCTGGGTAGATCTCGACCAGTCGAACCGGCCCGGTTATGTGCCGACACTGCCGGATTGGGCGTTGCCGCGGTCGCATCAGCCAAAGCGTCAGTCACCACCTCCAGCGGCAAGCACGCGTCCGGTTAGCAATGGAGCGCCACGCAACAGTCTGGTTCGTGACGAAGTAATGGCAGCAGTCACCGCTCTCGCCGACAAAGTTGGATTTAGCCTGGCGCAGTCCACGCTCCAAACCTATGGCGGGACGACAGATCTGAAGCGGCTCGGAAACGCCAAGGTTGCAATCGTCCTCGACAAGTTGACCGACCTGAGCCGAGGCGTCGAACGTCTTCTCGCTGCGCGCAAAGTCCTCGGTGAAGAACAGTACGGCGCACTCTGCCACGAATTGAACTTGCCGAGCGACGCCATCGACGACATTCCAGATCGCGACACGTTGCGCAGTTTGCTGGAGAAGGTCGAGACAAGAGCGAAGTCTGGTATGCCGGAGCCGGCGGCAAATCAAACTGCTGGCAAGATCGCGGATGCGCGAGGCCGTCTTCTCCAGGCGGCACGCAAATGTGCGGACCGAACGCGCAAGCGTTTGGCCGTCGTAATTGAAGAGGCAACGGTTGGCACCTTGACGCTGGAAAGTCTCAAAGATCTGACCGATGCGAATCTTCCGATTGTCGAAGCGGCGATTGCGCGGTTGCGCTAA
- a CDS encoding type IV secretory system conjugative DNA transfer family protein, giving the protein MNSQSSPDYKYRPSLIEENPALLLWLLLLGAYLAAMAIAKYAWFLHDRQIVELTLWILLFAVGFYLLIFEITQARKAREDCWPNQLPTIPARSDRQIVEDAWKESAVVLGYDAHGKPWKWSDETRVMQALVLGQTGSGKTTLLRNIITQDLMRRVGPTDDPRRIPMVIFDGKGDLEFFHSLLPYIHRAGRLNDLRLMNPSRPEYSVQYNPFSSDDDNYMAQVSMVFGSFDLHDEFFAKHQLNYLADIVRILHYTGRAFNFYDVMVMALDQRVIEDQVALARHQMSRDSGISTQRRLNFEMSVKNLFQSFSDRDRVPKIQGLLNECMTFLDDELSVITGPYDNLLSINEVIDQQLILFVSLNINKNTAPVRALGKMLLQNLQLVVGKRYESESERKRTNKPLFSVVMDEFAPFGYRNFAQILNTARGTNTAFLFSMQSLPQLLQVGRDFQQDVSSAPGTTMLLQTRDEETAKYFKQASSQVPVQKRTQQLWRKDFLGFEQFQKAIGATEREQLEYRALDHHIKNLGKGKMEILMTDPIQGTMHGRLHVRPPSDIRVPCFEPGMFPKLLSSRADARGANLRFKDQKLAATISLPRRGTT; this is encoded by the coding sequence GCAATCGCGAAGTATGCCTGGTTCCTGCACGACCGCCAGATCGTGGAACTCACCCTGTGGATCTTGTTGTTCGCCGTTGGCTTTTACTTGCTGATCTTTGAAATCACCCAAGCCCGAAAAGCGAGAGAGGATTGCTGGCCCAACCAACTACCCACAATCCCCGCGCGTTCTGATCGCCAGATTGTCGAGGACGCCTGGAAGGAGAGCGCAGTTGTTCTGGGCTACGACGCGCACGGCAAGCCCTGGAAGTGGAGTGATGAGACTCGCGTCATGCAGGCGCTAGTCCTAGGCCAAACCGGAAGCGGAAAGACGACTCTGCTGCGCAACATCATCACGCAAGATCTGATGCGGCGCGTCGGGCCAACAGACGATCCGCGTCGCATTCCGATGGTGATCTTCGACGGCAAAGGTGATCTGGAGTTCTTCCACTCCCTGCTTCCCTACATTCATCGCGCCGGACGCCTGAACGACCTGCGGCTCATGAATCCGTCCCGCCCCGAATACTCGGTTCAATACAACCCGTTCTCGTCGGATGACGACAACTACATGGCCCAGGTCTCCATGGTCTTCGGGTCCTTTGACCTCCATGACGAGTTCTTCGCCAAGCACCAATTGAACTACCTCGCCGACATCGTCCGCATCCTGCACTACACCGGCCGTGCCTTCAACTTTTACGACGTCATGGTGATGGCGCTGGATCAACGCGTGATCGAGGACCAAGTCGCCCTTGCCCGCCACCAAATGAGCCGCGATTCCGGCATCTCAACCCAGCGTCGGCTGAACTTCGAGATGTCCGTTAAGAATCTCTTCCAGTCCTTCTCTGACCGGGATCGGGTGCCAAAAATCCAGGGGTTGCTGAACGAATGCATGACCTTCCTCGATGACGAGTTGAGCGTTATTACCGGACCCTACGACAACCTGCTGTCGATCAACGAGGTGATCGACCAGCAACTGATTCTCTTCGTCAGCCTGAACATCAACAAGAACACTGCTCCAGTTCGCGCTTTGGGGAAGATGCTGCTGCAGAATCTCCAACTGGTGGTGGGCAAACGTTACGAGTCGGAATCAGAGCGGAAGCGCACGAACAAGCCGCTGTTCTCCGTCGTCATGGACGAGTTTGCACCGTTCGGCTACCGGAACTTCGCTCAGATCCTCAACACCGCGCGCGGCACGAACACCGCCTTTCTGTTCTCGATGCAATCGCTCCCCCAACTCTTGCAGGTGGGCCGCGACTTTCAGCAGGACGTCTCCTCCGCTCCCGGAACAACCATGCTGCTCCAGACTCGCGATGAAGAGACGGCCAAGTACTTCAAGCAGGCATCCTCGCAAGTGCCGGTGCAGAAGCGGACGCAACAACTTTGGCGCAAGGACTTCCTCGGCTTCGAACAATTCCAGAAAGCCATCGGCGCGACGGAGCGGGAGCAACTGGAGTACCGGGCCCTCGATCACCACATCAAGAACCTCGGTAAGGGAAAAATGGAGATCCTTATGACGGACCCAATTCAGGGAACCATGCACGGCCGCTTGCATGTTCGCCCGCCAAGCGACATCCGAGTCCCGTGCTTCGAGCCGGGCATGTTCCCGAAACTACTCTCATCTCGCGCCGATGCTCGCGGCGCGAACCTGCGCTTCAAAGATCAGAAGTTGGCGGCGACGATCTCATTGCCGCGCCGGGGGACAACATGA